A window of Brettanomyces nanus chromosome 2, complete sequence contains these coding sequences:
- a CDS encoding uncharacterized protein (BUSCO:EOG09344DQK): MPPSIQPYTGKSPIANISDGQFKTLVEQAVDARKLSYSPYSHFAVGCAILTEDNQIVIGSNVENASYGAAICAERTAIVKAVTSGHLLFKALVVSTNSDSCSSPCGICRQVIREFSGPDLKLPIVMLDNKGEKLVVMSIEELLPVSFGPEDLVD; the protein is encoded by the coding sequence ATGCCACCGTCTATTCAGCCTTACACCGGGAAATCTCCTATAGCCAACATTTCAGACGGGCAGTTTAAGACGTTGGTAGAACAAGCAGTGGACGCTAGGAAACTCTCTTACAGTCCTTATTCGCATTTCGCCGTTGGTTGTGCTATTCTAACCGAAGATAACCAAATAGTCATCGGTTCAAATGTGGAAAATGCCAGCTATGGAGCAGCCATCTGTGCCGAGAGAACTGCCATAGTAAAAGCTGTGACGTCGGGTCATCTACTGTTTAAAGCGTTGGTGGTTTCAACCAATTCCGATTCATGTTCATCACCTTGTGGGATCTGTCGACAGGTGATCCGGGAGTTTTCTGGACCGGATCTAAAGCTCCCCATAGTAATGCTCGATAATAAAGGTGAGAAGCTTGTAGTGATGagtattgaagaattgcTTCCAGTTAGCTTTGGGCCCGAAGACCTTGTAGATTAA